GTTTCTACATCCAGCCCCATCATGTCTCATTAGCCTGGTACTGCTGTTTCTACATCCAGCCCCATCATATCTCATTAGCCTGGTACTGCTGTTTCTACATCCAGCCCCATCTTGTCTCGTTAGCCCGGTACTGCTGTTTCTACATCCAGCCCCATCATGTCTCATTAGCCTGGTACTGCTGTTTCTACATCCAGCCCCATCATGTCTCATTTGCCTGGTACTGCTGTTTCTACATCCAGCCCCATCTTGTCTCGTTAGCCCAGTACTGCTGTTTCTACATCCAGCCCCATCTTGTCTCATTAGCCCAGACTGATTGGGCATGAAGGTGTTCCTTCGCTGTCTCAGGATAAAGTGAGTGTCGTCGCCAGACCATAGTTCTTTAATATTCCAACGTCAGTGCAAGCTGAGAACCCCTCACAGACACCACAGTATATCATTACCAGAGGCTGTGTAGGAAGCCTAATTGACCTGGTTGAAAAGCAGAAACATTGaccttgaggtgtgtgtgtgtgtgtgtgtgtgtgtgtgtgtgtgtgtgtgtgtgtgtgtgtgtgtgtgtgtgtgtgtgtgtgtgtgtgtgtgtgtgtgtgtgtgtgtgtgtgtgtgtgtgtgtgtgtgtgtgtgtgtgtgtgtgtgtgtgtgtgtgtgtgtgtgtgtgagagagagagagagagagagagagagagagggagagagagagagagaggtgttcctAATTGGTGATAAAGGAAGGCATTAATTCTGCAAAGTTTGCTTGGGAAATATTTTGTCATAGATGTAGGATACACTTCTTGACAGTAGATGGCAATGTCAGCACAAGTAATGGCTATAGCCAGCTTGACTTTTTGGATGGGTTGGTTCTTTCTGATTTAAATAAATCGGTTTTACTCAGTCAATGAATGTTTACAGTTAGCTTACTGACAATTATTAAATGTCAACAAAAAAGTTACGTTAGTGCATTAATAGCTCAATGTTGCCTTGCAAAGCTTATTGTAAGACGCATTGACGTGATAGCCAACAGCTgtcattgcaaatgtattttCACCATAATATGAGCCCTTTAGGGAGAGTCACACGTTATAGAGAGAGGCTCGCATCCAGGGGCTATCAAAGACATGTACAATGAAACCAAAAACGTTACATTTGACAAAACATTTGGCATGACACGTAGTACAAGGCAAGGAATGTTAGTAAAACAGGTTCTGGATTTTAGGCTAGAAACTGTAGACTATTGCCTGTGTTTTCTATTCTCAGTAGTACACAGTTTGAACAGGATTAAAATAGTTATACATTTTAATCAACTGCCAAAAGATGCGCGAACTTTGAGTAGAATCAATATCATATTGGTATACAAATTAAGCGCTTCTTATTAAGACAGAGGAGAAGGCAGGGAAGGAGAAAAACGCACACTTGAGGATAAAGACAGTGTAGTGTCTCAATAGTCAATAAAGAGTTATATTATCCCTACGACGTATTCATCATTCTGAAATAGAGAGGCGCATTTAGATTGCCCACTGACGGGTGAATGTCGCTTGGCATGTCACTTTTAAAAGCAGTGGTTGGGATTCCTAATAGGAGCAGCACCTTGCAAACATGTACTCAAGCTTTTATACAGACGGTAACTCGTATAATAAACCCCAGCGCCCCATTATAACGCTGTAGGCAGCTCCTCACAACATGTGTGCACACGGAGCTACTATACCCAGactgagaaggacagagagacacagagggaggaggtggagagcaCTCGGGACTGTTTGTTAAAATCCCATTAATTACATCGTTAACCTGATTGGGTAGacagagggggcagagagagtgcgagagagcggTATCCCAATAGGCAAATCCTCTTCATATTAACCCGCCTCGAGATAATGATGTAAAAGACTCCCCCGTTTTTGCGCGTGATGCTGATCGCCGTGGAGATCTGCTGAAGGTGAATCAGAGCGAATAAGCAGCGTGAgcgcagagagggagagagagagccgatGCGTCTCCACATCTCAGTTGACAAGTCGAGCAATAATAAGGCATCAAGACCAACTCACTCTCTCTGACAGCGCACAAAGCAAGAAACTTATACAAGAACCGTCGCCGGGAGAGAGTCTCCAGAAACTGCCACCCACTAAAGCAGAGTCTGGAGGAGAGGACAAGTGCTATGGACAGGAGAATGAACTTGAACGGACCGGGAGATATTTTCCACAAAACACTCAGTGCTGTCTCCAACAGAAAGATGGACTCCTTCAGGTCAGCGGCTGGTGTTGACCTGCCGGGGTCCAGGGACCGCCAGTCACCGATCAGCTGTTTCGACCAGACCGACTCAGACCCGATTCAACCCGGTGGACTGGCTGGCGGTCGAGGGGGACCGCTGGGTCTGCCGACCGGATCTTTGTGCGTCAAGTTCGGCGAGAGCAGCAACAGGACCTCGGCGGCCGAGAGCAGTGGCGGGGAGCAGAGTCAGGACGATGACAGCGACGGCAGATGTGAGATGGTCCTCCTGGCCGATGGGAGAACGGTGGCCGCCGGTAAACCGGAGGGAGGTAAGAAAAATAAAGAGCAGAAAACACTCAGACTAAACATCAACGCGCGGGAGAGACGAAGGATGCACGACCTGAACGACGCGCTGGACGAGCTGCGCTCTGTCATCCCGTACGCGCACAGCCCCTCCGTCCGGAAACTCTCCAAAATCGCCACTTTGCTACTCGCCAAAAACTACATCCTCATGCAGGCGCAGGCTCTGGAAGAGATGAGGAGGCTGGTGGCCTATCTGAACCAGGGTCAGGCCATCTCAGCGGCGTCCATACCCGCCACAACGGCCCTTGCTGCTCCGGGTCTACCGGGTCTGAGCGCGGGGATAAGTGCGTACGACCAGCCGCCTGTGTACCCCTTCACCACCGGATTGGCCGGGTCTTCCTGCCCCGACAAATGTGTCCTTTTCAACAACGTCACCTCGAGCCTGTTTAAACAATGCACTGACAAGCCTTAACAGCATCACAACAACGAGCCGGTACCAGAGACTCAGAGAAGCACATGCAAGAGAAAAACAACACCACTTTTTAAAACACATGGCGACTTTGGAAAGGTTGCAAGTCAGTGTAGACCATGAAGTAAAGCTGATGATCAGTAGGCCTACTTTTATAACATTTACAAATGCATTCAAAGAAGCGCTTTTTTGTTCAGACAATACTTGATTGTGTATATAAAGCATCATTTAAGTGCTGGTATGAATGAAAGTGAAAAACCAAACAGAAGTTTAGGAGCGCAAGTGGTGCTGGATTGACAATTGTTAATTACTTGCTCAAATATGGACGCTGTATGGAGTGTTGACCTGACAACATGCGACCATTTCACTTGAATAGACGGAACATTAGTTAATATAAGAAACCACAAACTTGCTGCTTTATGAACTTAATTTATATGAAGGCGTTTGCTTATTGGTCGTTATTTGGTGAACTTTTGAGAATTCACTGAGCATCCCATAGGCATGTCCTGAGGGAAAGCAAAGTGAACTGAGTTGAATACGAAATATTTGTTTTCATCTCTCACCCCAAAGTATATTGtcatttaaatacttttttttatgaAACACTTGTGCTACATTGACAGTTTCTTTGGCACTGTAATATAATGGCATTTGAGTCTCTAATGGCCTGTATCTTCAGTTTACGTCCTTTTCGATTTTTTTCCTTTTATTTATCGATTTGAAACATTTTATTTGCATGGTGGTACACTGTATACTGCATAGCGACGTGTCTGATTTGCGTAATTTCTTATACACTCTTGCAATAAGGCCGAGGTCTTGAGGGATCAGGCACGCTGTCAGGTCAAGCAGTGCATGTAGATACATTAGTTACTGTACTATATGAATAACGAGGGCCAtttgtatgtgtttatgtgttggaaAGCTTTATTAAAATATTTTGAACAAAACGAATCCCTTCGTCTGCTCGTCTGATGTGTAGTCACTGAAAATGGAGAAATGTAAGAAAACGAGGCCGGGACTGAATTCTATTTTTCAGAGGATCGACGTTATTTTGCCTCATTCATCTTCGAAAAATCTGAACGTGGCTATTTTAGCATATTTTCAAGGAATTGTATTTTGCACGTGATTATCGAGTTATTATTCTAACTTTATTTTATATTCCATGCATATTTTTATATTCCTGCATCAAAGCCTAAATAACAATGCATTTTAATTTCTCCTTTTCTCAGGCCATGTCTTAGCCTACTAAAACCAAAAAGTGCTTGTTGATCCTCGGAACCTCGCCATATGCCAAGCATGTTGTGTAAGAATAATGAGTTGATCATTTTCTGCTCCATCAAAAGCGGTAACTTTTCTGGACGTTGAACTGTAAGGTAACACGAAGCCTTGGGAGCATAGGCCAGACGTGGTGGGCAATGTTGCCCTCTGGCTAGAATGACATGTCTGTTAGTATTACTTTACAAAGCTCAGCCAGGCTTAATTACGATTATTAAAACAATTTCCACGACGGTGTCTAATAATATGTTAATTAGACAACAACTGTGTATGAAAACTGTCGACTGTAATACCTACATTCGTTTAATGAAACACATCGTTAAGGCAATTAGACCTCCAGAATGTGATTAAGGAACGTAATTACGACACTGTTCATTGCCGTAATTGGGTGTCTTTAATAACGACGTAGCACAGTGATCAGCAGCATTGCCGTAGATGTGTATTGTCCTGTTTATCTTGTCCATCAGCAGGACTGAGAGTAAAAGACAGGGCCAAAGGGCAACCTAGTGAAATCGTATTTAAACTGGAGCAATTGTGTATAATCCTAGAAATCACACACTTAATCCAATTCATGAAGGACAGACTACAATAAGAGCTGGTCGAAGAGGAAGACAGGAAATAGGACACATCTTTTGATCTACTTTTCTAGCTGGTGCAATTCATTGCGACAACAATATGAACTAGTTTTGATAATGTAATGTTTTCCAATGAGTAGATCTTtttaacaaaaatgtaaaaaattaaaaaactaaAATTAATAACAAATTGAAAACAAAACCAAATTACCCAAGATAGATATTAACAACAATAATACTATTGAAAAAATAATGGTAATTCAAGATAATATAGGCCAAAAACATTACCGTTTaattaatattttttaaatatttggtGCTACTATAAAATCTCGAAAATATTTTCGTTCACATTCACATTGAATAGTTGAGCCACTTAGTTGAGTCTTCACAGTGACAGTAAGCTATTTGATGTCAGTCGTCATCAATGCGAGcatttcagaaccatggacagcgcaAGTCCTAATTTTCAGACGTTTTCAGGGGTGCTTAACTGAAGACAACTGCAGAATGTTTGTGCCAACTGAACAACTACTTTGGGACCAGATAAACATGAATTGACACAGCTCTCTCAAAGACCTTGTTCTCAGCAAAATATGGGATAAGTCTGGTCCCTCTGGCCCATAGACAGAAAACTAACTTGCTGCATTTAACGATGAATTATTATTTCTAGTAAGCCTTTAAGTGCAAATCATGGGGGGAAATACTTATCATTTTCTTTGATTCATCtttgaaataaacaattaaatggAAGTATAAAATACACAATATTCGTTTtaaattaaattacatttaataTTCATTTTAAATACACCAAACATATTGTTTCTaaagcaggaacctggacttcatcatATTAATGCCAGTGAAATATTGCTCACAATGGCATGCCTTTAAATGCTGTCCGTTTAGAGCATTTTGTGTCTGATTCTTATTCAAGTCTAGAGACTCAGGAAACGGAGGATATTGCATCATAGTAGAGTATCCTTGATTGTAATACATAAAAGCAACATATATAAGCAAAGGGTTTCCTTCAAGTCATCGCTAAGatcatacacagtcctgtgtgtTTGCCATCATTATTTTAAGGATCTGAATATCCATCTGACATTATCTACCCTGTTCACGGCTTTGTCATATTTCTGTGCCAGTTTCCAATCTAGGGCCCAGTGTGTGTATATGAGCCATTTACACAACAGGGTCATTACACTGTCCTATCTAATCCCATCAAGCGCATAAACGGCTTGAATCACCACACAATGAACCTTAATCAGGAGGGGAAATAATCAGGCACACATCAAGAATGTCTCTGGCATATAAATACTGTCAGCAATTACTGCTAGAAATCAACTACTTTCAGGAGCTGAAGCACAAGACTGGATTGTTTCAGCTTTCAGTACTCTTTCCAGTATTAAAATAACTAGGGCACAGTTTTACACCAATAGTAATGGCAGACATATAACAGTACTAGGGGCCATTGGAAACTGAGACTTCACAAAAACATCAATTATGCAATTGGCATTAATGCATAAATGACGGGAGCATTTAACCCATACTAATACTCACATTAGCCCAATAGAGCCTCCTCCCCTGGGGTGAGAAAGAGCCATATGTGTGAGGAAGAACCAGAACAATGTCAAAAGGAAACATGAACAAGGCACATATGGTACAAAGCAGCTAAAACTGTCATTTGAGAAAATGTTTTTTCAGAACATGAAGACATCCACTTTGGTAAACTGTGTCAGTTAGTTTGATATGTGTTGTCTTATTCTGAGTTTCATGTTGTTTTTTGCTTCACTGATTCAGACCTGCAAGTCTGTTGAAGAGGGATCTGGAGAGGGTTTGAATTGAATGTTTTTCACCATCAGTTCCTGTATAGCTCATTCAGATAGATGATAGTAGCTATTTATTGACTGAGCCAACATGAGGACAGTTTCCCAAACTCTGAACAGTACATCTATGGTTCTCTGGCAACTGCATGATGGGGCAGTGGTACACTAAAAAGAATACAGGTCAGTAGGTTCCTAGCTGTACCACCAGTGCTCAGCAGCCAGCCGGCTAACAGTAGCCAATAGCCATAATCAACAGCATCGTTTTTATTCATGAATCTAACAAAGCCTAACCTGTCTTAAAGGCATTTATGGCTAGACTCAGAGGTCATGAATAAAAGGGAAAGATAAAAAAAATGCTCCCTTTTCATTAAACCATAAAATATCCAATTTACCATATCAAGAGCCACCAGGGTACCTATCCATAAAATAAATGTGATGTATGCTAAGGATGATAAACATGGAAAATACATTCAACTGTCCCCTTCATATCAGTAACAGGCTAAAACTCTGGGAATTGAATGACCCACGTCGGTTCATAACAGAGGAACAAAGATACAGTATATGCCCTGCACTGGGCTCAGCCAACCAATATCAACTGCTGGGATACAATGCTCTTTGGTCAGGCACATGATACCATTATGTAATGTAGGGGACCTGCAGACTACACTGTTCAATGCAGATTGATacagtaaaatgaaaatgtgggGCAAAACTGAAACAAGGACTCAGAGGGGCTTATCGAAACAAACCAGAAAGTTAACACAGCAAATGAGATCCGATTAGgattaaatatactgtatatatatatatatatatatatatatatatttattttttaaagtaatatatacagtatcagtcaaaggtttggactcatttactaattccagggtttttcttaatgtttactattttctacattgtagaataatagtgaagacatcaaaactatgaaataacacatatggaatcatgtagtaatagtagccaccctttgccttgatgacagctttgcacacttgtggcattctctcaacctgcttcatgaggtagtcacatggaatgtgtttcaattaacagatgAGCCTAATAAAATTTTAATTTGTGGaacttctttccttcttaatgtgcatgagccaatcagttttgttgtgacaaggtaggggtggtgtacagaagatagccctttttggtgaaagaccaagtccatattatggcaagagcagctcaattaatcaaagagaaattacagttcatcgttactttaagacatgaaggtcaattaatgcggaaaatttcaagaactttgaacatttcttcaagtgcagtcacaaaaaccatcaagcgctatgatgaaactgtctctcatgaggataagttcattagagttttttttttcttccaagatggcgtagcagtaagtcgtcctgtcgtcccgtccctgtatatatcgcttctttttcgttttttttacatatttttcttcgcatacctctttaaaaacattttgctaaacctaagcttccaaatactctcctgcaacccgcctcacccaatgtagctatttttcctaaagtatttatatttactttggaaccggaacccctcaactgaagctagccagctaactaccagctatgctagcggtcttcagctaaccggtcatcagctaacctttagcccggaaagctctcgccagttcgaacaacgcgactctaaccagagcacaacggacctatttatttttcatccccggattcccaccgcaaacggaacatttttcagctggatcttcacaactagctatctagctaaactgcaaccccggatgattacccctggctagcgtttccacccacttagcctgaagctagcccGGACAGAGCACCtgtagcatactcctgggctacaatacccgggcccacgaccggtctgtcgatgtcaccgcatgaagaggaataaatagactcacccca
Above is a window of Oncorhynchus kisutch isolate 150728-3 linkage group LG18, Okis_V2, whole genome shotgun sequence DNA encoding:
- the LOC109909740 gene encoding class E basic helix-loop-helix protein 22, which codes for MDRRMNLNGPGDIFHKTLSAVSNRKMDSFRSAAGVDLPGSRDRQSPISCFDQTDSDPIQPGGLAGGRGGPLGLPTGSLCVKFGESSNRTSAAESSGGEQSQDDDSDGRCEMVLLADGRTVAAGKPEGGKKNKEQKTLRLNINARERRRMHDLNDALDELRSVIPYAHSPSVRKLSKIATLLLAKNYILMQAQALEEMRRLVAYLNQGQAISAASIPATTALAAPGLPGLSAGISAYDQPPVYPFTTGLAGSSCPDKCVLFNNVTSSLFKQCTDKP